The Streptomyces phaeolivaceus genome has a window encoding:
- a CDS encoding dihydrodipicolinate synthase family protein, with protein MTVPAPLTGVVPPVCTPLTPDREVDVPSLVRLVDHLVAGGVDGLFVLGSTSEAAYLTDGQRRRVVETVVGHVGGQLPVLAGAIDMTTPRVLDHVRAVTAAGADAVVATAPFYTRTHPAEIARHYRLLAAGSPVPVLAYDLPASVHVKLPADLVLELAADGSVAGLKDSSGDLAAFRTVVTGARADTALSGFSVLTGSELVVDSAMALGADGAVPGLANVDPVGYVRLDRLCRAGDWDRARAEQERLCALFAMVGVGDTTRMGPSSSALGAFKAALHLRGVIACPATADPQVPLSEAETEQVGKYLAAVGLL; from the coding sequence ATGACCGTCCCCGCCCCGCTGACCGGTGTCGTCCCGCCCGTCTGCACGCCCCTGACACCGGACCGCGAGGTGGACGTCCCCTCGCTCGTCCGGCTGGTCGACCATCTCGTGGCGGGCGGTGTGGACGGGCTGTTCGTGCTCGGCTCGACGTCGGAGGCGGCCTATCTCACGGACGGGCAGCGGCGGCGGGTCGTGGAGACGGTGGTCGGCCATGTCGGCGGCCAACTCCCGGTGCTCGCCGGGGCGATCGACATGACCACGCCCCGCGTCCTGGACCATGTCCGCGCGGTGACGGCCGCCGGGGCCGACGCCGTCGTCGCCACCGCCCCCTTCTACACCCGCACCCATCCGGCGGAGATCGCCCGCCACTACCGGCTGCTCGCCGCCGGCTCCCCCGTCCCCGTCCTCGCCTACGACCTCCCGGCCTCCGTGCACGTCAAGCTGCCCGCCGATCTGGTCCTGGAGCTGGCGGCGGACGGGTCCGTCGCCGGGCTGAAGGACTCCAGCGGTGACCTGGCCGCCTTCCGTACGGTCGTCACGGGCGCCCGCGCCGACACCGCCCTCAGCGGCTTCAGCGTCCTCACCGGCTCCGAACTCGTCGTCGACTCCGCGATGGCGCTGGGCGCGGACGGCGCGGTGCCGGGGCTGGCCAACGTCGACCCCGTCGGCTACGTCCGTCTCGACCGGCTCTGCCGCGCCGGTGACTGGGACCGCGCCCGCGCCGAACAGGAGCGCCTGTGCGCCCTGTTCGCGATGGTCGGCGTCGGCGACACCACCCGCATGGGCCCCAGCTCCTCCGCCCTGGGCGCCTTCAAGGCGGCCCTCCATCTGCGCGGCGTCATCGCCTGCCCGGCCACGGCGGACCCCCAGGTCCCCCTGTCGGAGGCGGAGACCGAGCAGGTCGGCAAGTACCTGGCGGCGGTGGGCCTGTTGTAG